One Hevea brasiliensis isolate MT/VB/25A 57/8 chromosome 5, ASM3005281v1, whole genome shotgun sequence genomic region harbors:
- the LOC110632212 gene encoding lipid phosphate phosphatase gamma, which produces MAHPPLKAVTLTHVRYQKGDHLGHLLAWISLVPVFISLGGFICHFFFRRELQGMFFALGLIISHFISDFIKTLVQQARPETCIFLEMCDSHGWPSSHSQYMFFFAVYFTLLTFKGIGLTKVNHKWARCFLPWLLAVLTMQSRVYLGYHTVPQVFAGATLGIFLGAAWFWVVNYKLFNFFPVIEESRFGRMFYVKDTSHIQNVLEFEYDNARKARKEMAAKSN; this is translated from the coding sequence ATGGCCCATCCTCCACTCAAGGCCGTCACTCTCACCCACGTCCGGTACCAAAAGGGCGACCACTTAGGCCATTTATTAGCTTGGATCTCGCTAGTCCCGGTCTTCATAAGTTTAGGTGGATTCATTTGCCATTTCTTCTTCCGTCGCGAACTCCAGGGCATGTTCTTCGCTCTTGGCCTCATCATTTCCCATTTCATCAGCGACTTCATCAAGACATTGGTCCAGCAAGCCCGCCCCGAGACCTGCATCTTTCTCGAGATGTGCGATTCGCACGGCTGGCCATCCAGTCACTCTCAGTACATGTTCTTCTTTGCCGTCTACTTTACTCTATTGACCTTTAAAGGAATTGGGTTAACCAAAGTTAATCACAAGTGGGCGAGGTGTTTCCTGCCGTGGTTATTGGCGGTTTTGACCATGCAATCGAGGGTGTACTTGGGATACCATACGGTGCCGCAGGTGTTTGCTGGTGCTACTTTGGGGATTTTTCTTGGAGCAGCATGGTTTTGGGTGGTGAATTACaagctttttaattttttcccTGTGATTGAGGAGAGTAGGTTCGGGAGGATGTTTTATGTGAAAGATACTTCGCATATACAAAATGTGTTGGAATTTGAGTATGATAATGCAAGAAAAGCTAGAAAGGAGATGGCTGCCAAGTCCAATTGA